In the genome of Osmerus mordax isolate fOsmMor3 chromosome 10, fOsmMor3.pri, whole genome shotgun sequence, the window ATGTTACAGAACCCCGATGACTCTGCTCATTCCTCCTTGGCCTggtgctcgctctctccctcacatcgCGCCGATAAACAGGCCGGCATGCCAACTTAACTTACTGCGGCTAACTCCACTCTCTGCCACCTTCTATTTTACTGAGCTAAATCCACTGGGcttccgccctccctccccatgcTCCATGACACCGAGAGCACTAAATCCCCCTTTCACACCACTCAGAAATCTTCTCTGTCCTGCACCTCTCTCACCCCGTCCACCACacatcccctcccatcccttCAACAACACCTCTGGTCCGTATTTGACATTTCAGGACAAATATATTCATTGGACCTTTTCGTTTTGTACGTTTTTTTTAGTCATTTGTGTTTTCTCACAAAGAATATGCTGTGCGATCCTGGTTACGCATTAAGCATCTGGACCACCTGGAGGAGTAGATACTCCTCATCTTCCAAACCCTGCcacccgaaacacacacacacatacccaaccCCCATCACCCATTTCAGAAGATCCTCCATGTGGACAAGGGGCCCCTCTTTCCTAGTGAAGGATGGACAACCTTAAAATACACATCCTGAAGACAGATTTGTTTCCCTGGGGATTATTGAAGACATTTCCTATTTTGCATTATGTCACAGCATTAGTTGCGTAGCCTTGCTGATCTCTCCAGACTCTGGGAGAGAGTGACCTGTCTTGTCTTGTAAGTGAGAAAGAAGTGGGATAGGGGTTAGCTATTCAGTCATTTCATTACATTGAACTTTACTGATTTATTACTTTTCATGACGTGTAGCTTTTTGCTGCCAAGTGCACATGGTTcagttcttaaaatgaaaaaaggGCATCAAACAGATGAATCAAGCCAGTGAATGTCTGAGAGAACATTGTCCAGTTCATTATCAATCCCTTTCAGAAACCAGAATCTAAAAACAACAGTCAGTACCTTAGACGGGGCATTAAACTGGACCTGAATGATCACCAGTCTACAGCTTGGTACCTCTCCATCACCTCTTAAAAGCCAGGCTTGACCTCTTAAGGCTGTCCTGTTAAGGTCTGGTGAcaaaaagaggaagggagaggaagggagagatttCTATAGTCGTCCCAGACATCCACATATATGTCACTGTGAATGTCAATGAAGGCCACCCGTCCATTTCAACATGTGACATTCCGGTTGAGGATATGGAAGGGGAAATATAGACCACTAGCGTTACTCTAGCCGGTCAGGGAATGTGGATGCTGGTATTTCTACCCGGAAACTAACTTACAGAGTGTTGGGTTAATGGCACAACGACAGGAATCATACAAGTGTGTCGAGTTGAAGATCAGTATGAACTGGGTTTATTAGGGCTGTTGAATCCTGATTTTTTACAATGTCTTATGAAGCAATGTTGTCAATTAGATTTGAGAACTCCTCAACACAAAAAGTTCTGGCCCGTTTCCATTTCGACTGGAGATATTTTCATCATTATTCACTGGGCTTTGTTAAGACTGCTTATCAATGCAGTCCACATGAACATGAAACGTACCATCAGAAATATTGGTAATTGAGCTAACCAACACTTTAACAGGACATATCCATGTGGATaactctgcaacacacacagctcaatttCCTTGCTATACAGTAAGCCATGCCTGGAATGTGGTAAGCTGTAAACGACAGATCTACAGAGCAAACAAGGGCTTTTATCCACACGTCCCCATGACATTTGCTGTGCCCCtgttctttcattttctcacgGGGTCAAATctcatgcctctctctcccagactctCTTCAACACCGTGTCACCCACCAGTTAACCTTGTACTTCTAACTCTATAGGGGGCTGCATTAATGGACCACACTTATGTTTTTATCCCCTTCCATATACAATTTTTGCTACATCATCTTTATATTTGTATTCTTAATAAAGTCCAAAATTATTATGTCATCCATACTACAGGAAATATTTTGTCTGTTTAAATTGTTGCTGCCATTATTCAGAAAGACTTTAACATAAAGCAggcaaataaaataatttattaTAGGATTGATAGATCATTAGATAGCTTCATCGATCCCTAAGAGGAAATTGCACCATTAAAGCATCAGTAAAAAACTTTGACTAGGTGCATGTCAACAGCAAAATGTTTTGATGAATTAATGACCTTAAATAATTACATACTATAAATAAGTATATAGATCCAAAATATTGACAAAATGCAATAACAACCAAAAACCGAAAATTGTTAAGAAGGTATAGGAAGTCCACAGTTTGTGCCTGCATTTAGCATAAAATGACAGATAGGCCAAACAAGAAGGGAGCCATAACGTACATAGGTTGTCAGCAACCATCAGTGGAATTCTCACACATACTATGTGCCTGCTGGTGTGATCAAGCACGGGACGTGTGTTATACTTCTGTCACTGCATTCTTAGACCCTGTGAATAGCTGGAATAATCCTTAAGCTGTTTCAATAATAAaatacagaggctgtgacaacctAAACACAATGTAATTGTACTACAATTGTGATTTGTTATCAGATTTAGCATTAGCTGTAGGACAATTGATTGAAATCTGTAAATGTTATATGATAAAGCACAAGGAAGCTTGCAAATTGCATCAAATAACTACATATTAGTAAAAATTACTAGGATTATGGATTGAACATGATGAGGTTGATTAAATCTTCATAATTCTATTCATGCGCCACCAAAAAGCATTTGCGTGACATTGAAGTTCTACCTTAGAGTTGTAAATGCGCCATTTGTTAGAAATAATAattcaggagtcagatggctgagtggttagggagtcgggctattaatcagaaggttgttggttcgattcctggccgtgcaaaaatgacattgtgtccttgggcaaggcacttcaccctacttgctttggggagaatgtccctgtaagtcgctctggataagagcatctgctaaatgactaaatgtaaataattgtgCTATCCTTGTAGAACTTTGGAATCTCTTGTCGGTCAGGAATTGCTTTATCAAATAATGGTGGGCAAAACATATAGGAAGAATCTGGCATCTTTTTGGGCGTAAATCCCTTCCGTGTTCTCTGAAACCATCACATAAGACAACTGGTCAGTTGTATCTTTTGATCAGGATATAGTTTTCCCCTCAACATTCAAATCAATACATTTCCTAATGTAGACAATAAATAACGTATTACCTATTATGTATCCCATGATTACAGGTTAGGTTCACTGCTGAGCTTCACTCAACTGGTTAAGTGTGAATCATTGGCAAAGCTGTCATCAAACTGTTTGCACCAAATGAATGTTCTCATATTCCTATGTACATATGGAACACGGTGTAGGAGCCAAAGTTTAGAGCTGGTTTCAGATTCCGTACACCATAGGCCTAAGTCTAATCCATGCTTCTTGAAAGAAAAAAGTCCTTCTGGATGGGAGCAGGAGACTAGTTTATGAAAAAGGTCAAATAAATGAATAGACATAACAATCGTCTCTCATGTACGGTACCTTTTGAGAGAAGACAAACTGGGATGTCCGTGTTGTTTCACATTAAGTACAACATGATTATATGACTCATGTGATACATGATCTTCTCACAGGGTCAAGCAAGATCATGGCTGGAGGGGGATAGTGGTAAATGAAAAAGCATATGGAGCAAGAAAATTAGGGGCAAGCCAGTAGAATTTGGAAAATTCCACAATTGGCTTTAACCTTATTTCACCTTTTGCCTTCGATGGAAAAGAGGAAATCCTTGCCAAGAAATCACATGATCGTCCTTGGTGAAAGAAACCCAAAACCAACACCTTCTGTGTCCAAGACCATGTGATGCTCTCAGCTGCGACACATACAGGCATAGAAAGACACAAACGCTCATAGAGAACATCATTACACACAACACTGCATACAAGCAAAATCTTGGTGGTGTGTCTCCATACATCTTAGGCTAGTTTTGATCAAAATATTGGGTTTCAAgaacaaaacatttttatttcaatcTTGAGTCCCCGACAAACCCTTCTTTTTCATATAGATTCATTTTTGCTGACACAAGCAAATATTGGACACTTTTCTGAAGCTATTTGTTGTAAATCAGCAAATACTGCATCAAATAAGAGAAACTTAATGACTCTTGAGTAATTCCACCTAAACACAAAAGAAGTAGCACACACTATGATAGAAGCCTGGACAAAATGTACATGAGTAAACTAATTTGCTTCGGAGTTGAACAAATTATGCAAAGGTATATTCTTCAAAATCGTCTACTGCCTTTAAATGGGTAAAACATTCCCATTTCTCAAACTGAAGTTGTACAAGTAAAACAATTACATAAACATAAACACTGAGTTTATGTATTATTTTTAGCCAAGGCCCAATCCGTTGGGAGTCCTTTGTAGTCCAGTATTATTATACTAGCCAAGGCCCAATCCATTGGGAGTCCATTGTAGACGTCTAACTTGGTTGCGTAAGAAGCAGTATACTGCTGACAAGCACTAATATACACGGCAGATCACCACCTGATCTCCAGCACTACCCGCGTGTTCAGGGAACAGAGCCCATGTCTGGCTGtctccatcccccccacacacctctgaTATGGGCAACATGGATTAGCGAGTGGAGGAACAGGGTGGTACCACTGAGCATCCACAGTATTACGAtgtcctgcctgcctgacaTGACGAAACGGGTTAAAAATAAACTGTCCCCTTGTGGAAGGATGAGGGGATTGAAAGGGAGGAAAACCTGGATAAAGGGCCTTTCGGACTTTAAGCTTGTGCTTGTGACGAAGCCACTGTCTACTGGCAGAACTGACTTTAGTTTGGTTAGTTGTAATGCTTGTGAGCACTGCAACCTTGTTTTAACATTTAACAGGTGGGTGAAACACATCTGTaatggcacacatacacactctcacatatgcacacaaacatacagtaatCACACAAATAAGTgaaccaacacacaccacacatatacagtccacaaacacactacaccacaccacacaaatatacagtgcacacacaaaccacatacATTTGCCCGCTTAAATTTCAAACATCAAAACCACACTTACAGTATATTATTTAGGGTAAACTATTGACATCAGTAAATCATCAATAAATAAGCTACACGGATTTACAAAAGCACCATTGCAAATACAAGCCTAATGTGAAAACAGGTAAATTCCTGTCCGACATTGGCCTGAGGTCAAAGGACAGGTTTTATATATTTAGTAGAATGGGCCATTCGTTGACTAAACAGTGACACgcttgaaaaaatatatttaactcTTTCATTTAATTAATTGGTGGAACAGCAATCAGTTACCACTTATCAATGCAGAAAGGGCTGCAATGGTGTCAAGTATTACTTGATTAGTAGATTTTCTAATGTTTATATTATTATCATATAAAACACTtcatgaaaacaattcaccccAAGTACATCTGGGATAAAATGTAATCTATAGCTAATGTACGTACACATCTCAGGTAAACAGACACAaattaaaaaatgaaaaaatgacTTAAACCTGAAAATGTGAGGTACATTTTTTAAATGCTTTCAAATAATATGGCAAACCTCCCTGAACTGTTGTCCTATCCACCTGACAATGGGAAATGTGAAAGCCATGCAGAGCTCCTCAAGCCAAAAATTAACCCTCATATGGCATTACAAAACAGTGTAAAAGAAAGCTCATGATTTACCTTGCACAGtaaaataaatatgtatttCCAAAAACTCGAGAAACTCCACAGAAATTCAAGTCTTCCGTCAAACTTTGTACTGAGGACTTAATTGTCCCCTTCTGGAGCCCAGGCGAGCTCCAAGACAGCTGTTGCTGACGCAGGGGTGTGCGGAATGAAACCTGAGATTTGTTTCAGGTAGGATCATCATGTCAAAACCTTTTGACACTTCTAGTGTGACTGTGGTTCTCACACTGTAATCAAGTCCATGGTACATCTCCGTCGGTTTAAAGTTAGGACTAAAGTGTAAGAAATGTTCTACTTAGGAAAAGTGGTTTTCAGTGAAAGGTATTGCTTGAAAATTGACGACCTACACGAAATGTAGAAGTTGGATAGCCCTGCACGGATTCCCAGCTAGTTCGGTCTGCACGTCGTCTATTGGCTGTGAAGTTTGTAATGTGCACCAATTTGTTTTGCATTACTGTCTTCAACATTTTATTTGATGCATTTTTAAGGATAATCTACAGTCATTTACTTTATGTCCATATAACTTTACGTAGTTGTAATCCATGCCTGTATGGATAGGATATAAGCTAGGATCATGTATACAATTTACAGCTTGTAGTAAAACGAACATGTCACCGACCTACAAACTTGTGAAAGAAAATATGCAATAAAGCATCCGAAATTATTGAATTAATTAACGTTGTGGGGCGCATGCATCTCCACAATAGGACACCGATTGAAACGAGTCAGTTCATTGCGCATGAACTGACAGGTGAGAAAACGCATTAGGATCAGCGAAAGAGGAGAAAACATTGCGCCCGTCCTATATCTCTGAGGCTACAATTCGATTGAGCGCGGAATCCTATCCATTTAAATGCTATATTTGGCTCCAAGGTGCGTAATATGATTATATGATGTCTGTGATTACAAACGTTTGACTAGCCTATGTCGTCTGCTTCTTGGAACAAGCTGTTCCTTTAGCGCAAATTTCCAATATTTCTCATGGTGAAGCATGTATTTTACAGTCTCGTGTCACATTTAATAGAGACACATTTATTAATCCCAATCTTCGTAGCATCACTTTTAAGTTGTTTATGAGAAGTAATATTAGGCTACATTTGATGCCATTTCAACTGCACAGCTGTTTTCACCTTTCTCCGTAGCCTATCATGATGCTTGAGGGAAGACCAGAATGGGCCTAATAGGCCATCACCAACAAAATGTCGCCTTTTCAATTAAACCCAAAAATGTCATTTGATTTCCAGCCACTCCAGCCCACCATATACCCTTTCTTCCCACTCTGTTCTACCGTCTTGTGTTGAGATAAAACAGCTGAGCAGAAACTTAATCCCGCGCCCGAGCTCTCTGATAACGTTGCTGTACAGCCTACTGTCGCCGAATCACCAGTCGCTTCTGGGAAGGGATGAATTGAAGTGTGGTATGATTGGACCTTTAAGACTAaagttagatttttttaaaccaGTGACAGGGGTCAAATGAAAGAGTTAAATCTGATCCTAATGACGAGTCACTTGAGGCATTACACCAGTGTAAATATCAAATTATGTTTCAAAAGTGTTTTATTTAGTATAACAGTCGGTTGAACagctgaagaaaaagaaaaaaacgtttGAAAAGTTAAGGTGTTAAAAAACcacaaacttcactttaggGACTTACTAGTGCCATCCTCTGGTCAAAATTAAAAACATGGCAAGTAATTATAACACACTAAATTCATAATAATCAGGAaactttttacaaaaacttgTTACATCAGAAAACTTAATCAGGTTAGAAGCCACATTAATTAAAACCTTACAATTGACTTATGTATAGAATGTTTTGAAGTAATTTACATGTAAACAATTGTAAATATACAGCTAATCCAATGTCAAGTAAGCTTACACATGAAGGTGAACTTTTTGTATCTGTAAAGGTGACATTATGTGCATGCATTGAGGATATAATATATTTTTAGTATTATGAACAAGTTGAGAGGACCTACCCTTAATCTAGATTTCTTCTAAAATACATAGTCCTGAGTTGCCAGATTAAAGGCATTGTTTTCTTCCTGAGACCAACATCCTTTCATTACTTTTCGAATTTCTTTTCGTACCTCGTATCTTACTTCTGCGTTTAGGAAGCAGTACAACAATGCAACTATAAATCCCTGAAaatgagggggaaaaaacacattttagctCACATCAATGTCACTGTACACatgacatacagtatacttTTTGAAGTTCCAGTCTTTGAAAATTACTGCACCTGGAAAGAGCCCAAGACAAGTTCCAAGTAGAGTCGAGGACCAACGCCAACGTGCTCAGGGAAGAGGGCAAAGACAACGTAGTGCACCCCGAACAGAGGGATGAGCAGCAGGGTAGATCGTGCCAACCTCCTGCAGAGGGAAGCAACATGGAGaacaagatagagagagaagattaGGCGGAACTTCCGTAGAAAGAAATTCGACTTTCAAGACTTCCTGAAAGTagaattgatttcattcattcattccccCAATTTTTGCACCTATATGGTAATCTTACTTATACGGTGGCTTCTCAGTTCCATTGGACTTAGTAGCCTTTGTCTTCTGAATAATGATTCTACTGATATTTATGAACACCACAAAGTTCACCTACATACCACAAATAGAAAACACAGAagttagtttttttattttcttgatTTCGCCTGTTGTCAAGTACGATTAGTAAAAGCAATCTGAAATACAAGGTGTACAGGGCTTACTAAGACAGATAGAAGGATGGGTGTTTTAATGATCCACCAGAGGGCGCTATCCAAGTCATCCCAGCACCTGTGTCAACACAGAGGAAAGATCACACTCACAAACTCACTTTCAATCTTTATGACACTCACGTCTCACTAATTTTCCTTCTTCTTCAATTGAATTTATGTTTCAAATGTTTCAAACCCAAATCACTACACTGGATACTACAATGTTTTATGCAGGTTTACAACACATGTCAAGTCACAGGTAAGTGCTGTACAGTTTGTTAGATATCCACTAAACACATACCCCTGGTCATCCAATTGACTCTTCAGCAGGGCCCAAATTATAATAGTTATGGACGGTGTACCTGAAAAAATAATTTAGATTTACATAGGAGGAAAAAAAGCAATACATGCAAACTGTTCCTTGCACTGTAAACCCCAATAAGGGGTTAAAGAAATATTTTAGATTATTTAAATAGTTTGATGAAATCAGTTTCCACAAAAGCTATGAGTATCCTGAATTTATTGGTTTTGAAATGTGGCCACTGTAAAACTattagaactgtgcacttctggtcTTACTATTTTGCATGACTTTGGATtaaaacatctgctaaatgaataaatatagaAAACACAACACCCATACCCCAGCCTATGACGGTGTAGACCCAGAAGAGCTTCTTCTTCTGAGCAAATGTGAAAATAAGCAGAGTCTGGAGGTACAAGCCCTCCACAAGCAACCAGAAAAAATTGGCCAAGACGCAGTACTGGAAGAACGTTACTGCCGATTTACACTTCACCTAATGGACAGAGCATGGTGAGTTCTCCGAAACAGATTAGAATGTATGTACTGAAATTAGGTGTACTCATTATCACGTTATGATAAAACACTTTCCTTTAACGTTAACTGCATAAAATGAATAAGTACGTCAACTGCTAAATCTATTAAAAGTTTGTTATCTCCCCTACTTCCTTTGTGAAATTATTATTGTGTTCCTGTACCGTTGAGACAGTGCAGTGGTTCATGCTCTCATCTGCAAACAGGACAGCGTCTTTGACAAACACGGCAAGGCCTCGCAGGATGAAGGTGGAGAAGAGGTTGAGATGGATATATGTCCTCGTGCACAGTAACTTCCTGTAGGAATCAGGTGTAATGATCAGAAGACCATGATACTGGTACACTGATTATATGCATTCATCTTACACCTACCCTAATCACAAGAGTAATACACTTGTATATAAGGTATTGTATAGTGAATGTACAATAAATTGCATGTTATTTTATTCACCTGAAGATGCAGAAGACCAGAATGGCCAtgaagagagaggccagagagaccCCATATCCAATGGTATAGATCAGCTTTACAGTGGCAAAGTAattttgctttaaaaaaaaaaaagaatgttttATTTAGAAAGAAACACAGCCAGTGAAATGTTCCAGGATGAAAATTATATCACATGGAAATAAAATCAAATAAAGATAACACATGGGGGACATCTTGTGGAACCACAAACAGAATGTGTATAGCTACTTGGTCTTGGTCACCATTTATCTGCAGTTGGTCTCAAAATTATTTTGGTTAATCATTTTGGTTTTCATTAAAGAACATATATCCATTTCCCTTGCTATGCACTTAATGAAATGTTTATTGCCATTTTAAAATGTCATAAAATATGTAGGTTATATGTATGAATTCTTCTCTACCTCATCCCCTGTGTGTTCATCCTCATTACCATCCTCAAGGTAACAGGCTGTGAAGTACGGCAGGCTCGGCTGGCTCCACCCTCGGAGAGTGCAGTTCCGTGTGATGAGAACTGGAGGGAAAACGCTGTTAAGGGTATGGTGTCACATCTTAGTTTTCACTGTGTTCATTGTCTAAAGGAAGCTTTTTTACTTTAAAATTCATCGGACTGTCTTATAAGGCTTATAAGGTTTTTTTTATGTCATTTTGTAGTTTTGTAAAGAGTTACAGAAATAAACAAAACGACATTCCTGTTAAAGCACATAATATGATTCACAAGCCTTGTTTACCTGATGGAGAATCAGGTTTTAACAGTGGGAGAGGGCATGCGACAGAGACACTCTCCCCTATCATAGCTGCAGGCCAACAGCTCACTGCATCCCACTCCACCGCACAGCCTGACGTTTAGGACACAATTCAAGCATTACAAATGAGGAATGAATTTTTCTGTCAACCCTGAAGTAAAGCAAAGTCGGCTCTGAGGCAGACCACGTAACACTACGAAGAAGCTTCAAATGTTTGAGATGCTAAAAATGATCCTGAAGCTGCACCACCTGCAGTCTTATTGTGGGCTGTTGTTGATAACACAGCATTGGTGGTTTTCTTTTTCAGTTTGcattcttcctctttctccagcAAATGAATGACGATAGAACAGTCAGCGTGTGTGGTCTGCACCTGGTGGACAATTGGATACATTTGTGTAATTCATGTTTAAATTCATATATACATTCATGTACCTGCTTATCCTCATTTAATATCATTTAATAATTAGAATGCATTTTAAGGCCAATTGTCTTGTTTTCAAAATATTCCAAAACAGACAACAGATGTTATATTGTATGATACATATGTATCATACAATACAAACAAATTGGAAACAATCAAATCAAGCTGTTGAGTTAGTCAATCATCTTTAAAAAAGAATGCACATTGTGCATTCATATAGTCattatgaaataaaataaaacttacCACCTTGGCTGTAAAAACTAAGACAAAAACAGCTGCAACAAACTTGACTTCCATATTTATCTTTGTTTTAAATGCCAGAATGTGTAAACTGTCAGGTAACATTCATGCTACCCTGTCCTTCTTCAGTGTCTTGTCTTGTGAGCTACATGATTGCTTCATCTTCTTTCAACAAACGATTACAAGTTCAGGGCAACCTCCCAGTTGGTGTAGCCTAGTTTTAAGTTTCCAGAAAACGTTCACCTCTCAGTGTCCAAC includes:
- the ghrhr2 gene encoding growth hormone releasing hormone receptor 2, encoding MEVKFVAAVFVLVFTAKVVQTTHADCSIVIHLLEKEEECKLKKKTTNAVLSTTAHNKTAGCAVEWDAVSCWPAAMIGESVSVACPLPLLKPDSPSVLITRNCTLRGWSQPSLPYFTACYLEDGNEDEHTGDEQNYFATVKLIYTIGYGVSLASLFMAILVFCIFRKLLCTRTYIHLNLFSTFILRGLAVFVKDAVLFADESMNHCTVSTVKCKSAVTFFQYCVLANFFWLLVEGLYLQTLLIFTFAQKKKLFWVYTVIGWGTPSITIIIWALLKSQLDDQGCWDDLDSALWWIIKTPILLSVLVNFVVFINISRIIIQKTKATKSNGTEKPPYKRLARSTLLLIPLFGVHYVVFALFPEHVGVGPRLYLELVLGSFQGFIVALLYCFLNAEVRYEVRKEIRKVMKGCWSQEENNAFNLATQDYVF